The genome window GTTGTTCTGGATTACTCTGtcagcttttcttttaaaaaataaactgtaattGTCTTTTATTTGATCAAACGACTGCAAGCGACTAGACCAGATTAATAAACATAGTCGGCTTTAAAGCAATAAAAGTCTTAATATACTTTTACAGAGTAGGACCAAGTTTTCACAAAACGTTGTTGACAAGGCAAAAACTTGAAGTGAGACAAAAAGTGATCTACAAATCTCCTGCTTTTTCTTGAACTGTGAGTGATAAAGAGAcaataaatatgttgttttaaaaaatgctttttattcaaaaggTTTTACCACATTTTACTTTTTGCAAAGCGGATACAACACCTCTACCTAACTGTCGATAACATGTACTACAAGCGTGAAGACACATGTTCTAACATGTAACGCTCGTGATGAATAAACAGCACAAAGAGGGAAGAAGCAGATGTTAAATGGTCCTTCTGCTCCTCTACTGTTGTTCAGTGAGGCACTCAGACTTCttgatgtttttctctgcagtctGGGAGCCCAAAGACACTTTACATGTGTAAACCTTATCCATGTTCCAGTCTGACGCCTGGATGGCCAGATAGCTGCTGATGTGGAACGTCTGATCAGGTTGCTTAACAGCGGTGCTGGTAGAGATCCCAGTGACCACTGGACTCCCTCCAGACATCCAGGTCACATCTGCAAAAGGCCCAGACTGACTGGACAGACAGACCAAAGAGGCTTTGTTGGACTGCAGCTCAGCACTGGACGGAGGAAAGACAGTGAGGACGGGAGGACGGAGGCTGgagcctgaaacacacaaaaggcaTTCTTTAAATGAAGGGAAGTGGAGTTATTGATGCAAATCATGGCGGCAAAAGGAATCTGTTAGTAAATTGAGATGAAAATCATCACTAAacaaataaagcatttaaaaaaatgtaacattaacaAACCATCAGAGCAAAGTCTATCATTCACAAACTTGGTAATACATAGAGATGTTCTATATTGTTCATGTTAAATAAAGTTATATTTGTACTTAGTCTTATATATATTAATCTCTTTTGTTGCTGTGGGAATACAGTGAAACAGAGctgactttgttttattttatcttgcTATCAAAGCAAAACTttgaaagttttaagttttcaaAATTCAGCAATTGTGGTGTTAAAACTGAATAATAAAGGTAAATTGAAGACATGCCGTTCATTTAAAAAGATTAGTAGCTCGGCAATTTAATATTCCTACTTTAACGCTGATAATTCTAAAGTATGAGGTTGCACTACTAAAAATGTTTCTAAATAGTTTAAATAGTTTTCATTGAGTAGCAGAAATCAATATAGTAAAAACAGCTTGCTGTCAAAGTAGATGAACAAAATTCCAACATGTTAAATTTCTTAAAAAAGtgtaagaaataaaataaaactgtattACACAAATATCTGTCAAAATGAAGTAGAAACAAAAGAATCGCTTACGTTTTAAGAAGAGATTTAAAGTACTTACTTGTCACAATCAGCTTGGTTCCTTGTCCGAATACCACAGTGATTCAGTTGGTACACATGGCTGTACAAAAACCTCTCGACTCGCTCTGATGACGGAGTGGAACTGAAAGATCCTGTTGAGACCAACTTTCATTGTCAACATCTCACTAACTTCATCAGTTTGATTTGCTCCAGACTGAATTGTCTCTTCACAGGAATTGATTTGTTGTCCTTCAATGTTTTGAAGCAGTTTCCCTTATTTGATGTGTCTGATTTAGCTGAGAATCAATAAATCTTCAGCAGGTCTCTGATGGAGGTTTTTGTCACAGTGTGAACCACTGTGATACAGCTTCATCAGCAGAGTCATCCCATGTCTGACAGTAATACTGAGCAGAGTCTCCTGTCTCTGAACGCTTTATGATGAACTGGTATTCTGTGTCTGAAGAGGATTTAGAGTTGAACCGGTCTGAAGAGAATCCTGATCCAAAGTCGAGATCATTGACCCCATGGAGAAAACTGAGAACATACTGAGGAGCTTCACCAGGAACCTGTTTATACCATCGGACAGAATTTCCATCATATCTCTGAATGTTGCAGTTGAGGACAACCTCTTGTCCTGTAGGAACTGAGTGGACAGCAGGCGTCTGAGTCAGCACTATCGCTGCATCAACATCTGtcaacacacagagaaaagtcaGGGGAAAGGTTTGTGCATGAAAACATGGagcatgaaatgaatgaatgaatatcttACATGTGAGAGCAGTGAGCAGAGTGCAGAGGATCCCCAGCATGTTGTCAGTGTGAGCTGTAAACGTTCCTTACAGTCCAGCTGAGAGGTGAGCAGGGCGGGAGTGTGAGGAGAAGAAACACTGAGGCTTATAAAGACAGTGAGGAGGAGCTTAAACACTTGATTCACTTgttacacataaacacacatcgTGTGTGACTCACATCAACACTTTTCATGAATTCTGTTGATCAAAAAgacgtgtttgttgtttttgtaagtCTGCTAATGTCATTTGAGTATTATATCCAGTTATGGAAttactttaattaaataattgtaaTTTTTATTCAGTATTCAGTGGGTTCATAGTTTTAGAGTCAATGTTATTGTCATTTGTTTGTCCTCGTTGACGTTAACaatgatttgtatttgtttttttattgaagaaCAGATAATTTCACCAATCCATGTACTTACTCTTAGTAAGAATCTGTATGAAAGTTCTAAGCATCGTTATTGTCATGGAGGATGACTCCAACACAATTATTTGGATAATTGGGGTCCAAGAACCGAACCCTGTGGGACTCATGGGGATCAGCTGAGATCATAAGCTGAGTCCAGTGTTAACTTTACATGTCGTGTGTTCCATTAATAAGAGACATTATTATATAATGTTAACAGTTATTCTTCAAGATACAAGGTGCAAttaattagttggaatgctttaagcattccaagtattgttcttcgaatctttattcaacttattattcttctatttcttccgtgccacctttcaactccttcacactttcagctattaaaatccttcaaatattaaaatgttcagcttctttctggcttccctgctatgacttttcagctttctacctcttaagcttgaatttatataaatcaataatcgttaatattttaacatggttttcaaatggagtttgcttttcaaatcctcttcaacttcttcaactttcagatttttcagcttcgcgaatctttcagctacagacaccatttcaactctcaaatgttcacacaagtctcaactattttatgaaaaaaactgcttcttgatatctattgtacttttttcataatcactgattatgtttcactagtttttcgctccgtttctgacttttacatgagtgtgtattgcgtctgctagagtggagagctcgatggctagaggctgaagcagcgcagaaatctggttaaaaaagtatggaacttctgtccttgcagccaaagtatacactctagaggcttcatttcttcagattaatgagggtatggttgtgctgattggattaatgtgttcatggaatcccagagttttttagttttggcgcaaggagtgtttgagtgacacaacctctgccaaaagccccataggctccaatacaaatctgccgacatatttctcacaaaaatccacaaggtacacgttttgtcaacggccataggagccgtatttattaccggacagacataaaaacacatccacgcgttcggtagagtcttgggtctcatacaaccgtcgtattttttagatagctgttatagttttgcgctggttctcatttgtttgaggtgtggattctgtgtaacttgctgccatgtctgccttttgcagcagctcgttaatgatcacaggtgcgccgttgtcgtggttacgagcactcacacgctgcaggatctgtctgtggctcacagctgctcctatgagctgattagtggagtcacatgacccagctatgctttctgtcaacagaccaatatgataaagacactcgccccccctcccccctccaccctgacctcttctcactgttaatcactcagtcagtcagtatgtctgtctatttctcctcctctctctctccctctatctcttcctcaccacccctcccttcctcaccctccctctctccatctacacccccccaccccacccaatccaataatttaaaaataaaagccccatagagggaatttttactgtaatgtttgtgatgaggcctattaattaaaaactttttagtttgaataacaaacattttgtctcccaacccccctcacccagtacaaatactactaatgttattacaaatactactatggctaatagtattagtattacagctgtttctactgctgctactgctaaaCCTACTAGTACTTCTTCTACTGCTCGTACTATAATACAACAATTACAAccataactaatactactactcatattactacaaacaatttaagacTTCTAtccattcatctcagcttttgttatttaagTCCCActccccctgccccctcctTCTCaactctgcctccccccccataAGAGATGCCTTCTCcattcctcaacccccccctttctaacccttttctttcccccaacccccctcaaaaaaatgTCCTTCTCCCGTCCCCAGTATTTTGAAGATGTGAGTgtataaaaatgtatgtaatatGAATGCctgttcaaataaacaaatgcaaaggttgagttttactttatttatttattggatcTATTTACTGGATTTATATTATCTAgatgatgtttttattaataatccATTGAGCTTTCTGACTGAAATCCACTTTGTGCTTGGTGTgacattgattgattgttgCAGAAATAGACATGATTTTCTTTTGCGTTCGACTTCTGAATTTCCGAGTGCCCCCTGAACGCCTCAGTGAACACTACAACtgaactgcgcatgcgcaccctTCGGTCCTGCCGTCTTCTCTGGTAAGTAATTGTGAGCCGCTAACGGAGAATGATTTAATcgatataaatacaatataacgtTTTACAAAGCC of Gasterosteus aculeatus chromosome 11, fGasAcu3.hap1.1, whole genome shotgun sequence contains these proteins:
- the LOC120827291 gene encoding immunoglobulin lambda-1 light chain-like isoform X1 — its product is MLGILCTLLTALTCKIFIHSFHAPCFHAQTFPLTFLCVLTDVDAAIVLTQTPAVHSVPTGQEVVLNCNIQRYDGNSVRWYKQVPGEAPQYVLSFLHGVNDLDFGSGFSSDRFNSKSSSDTEYQFIIKRSETGDSAQYYCQTWDDSADEAVFGQGTKLIVTSSSLRPPVLTVFPPSSAELQSNKASLVCLSSQSGPFADVTWMSGGSPVVTGISTSTAVKQPDQTFHISSYLAIQASDWNMDKVYTCKVSLGSQTAEKNIKKSECLTEQQ
- the LOC120827291 gene encoding immunoglobulin lambda-1 light chain-like isoform X2 translates to MLGILCTLLTALTYVDAAIVLTQTPAVHSVPTGQEVVLNCNIQRYDGNSVRWYKQVPGEAPQYVLSFLHGVNDLDFGSGFSSDRFNSKSSSDTEYQFIIKRSETGDSAQYYCQTWDDSADEAVFGQGTKLIVTSSSLRPPVLTVFPPSSAELQSNKASLVCLSSQSGPFADVTWMSGGSPVVTGISTSTAVKQPDQTFHISSYLAIQASDWNMDKVYTCKVSLGSQTAEKNIKKSECLTEQQ